GAAGAGGAATTGGTGCAGAGAtgttttttgcagcagcagcagtgtagAATAACACTTGTCAGGTTGTCTCACTCATTAGTAATAAAGGATGTTGAGTTTGCAGCCATAAACAAAGCTGACACAATTGTCCGAATACAAGCACATAATGAGTCTGTCCGTCTTCCTGTTCAGAAAACAGGTGGAGGCTGATGCGTCATTATCCTGTCTGGACAGCAAACAATGTTTTCAATCATTTACCACTCACAGGATATTGTAATGATCTCAggatcaatatttttattttgaatattttcagtACATATACATGTCAGCTGTGCCAGATCCAGACATGTAACTCCCTCCTGCTTTTAATTATCACAATCTGTGTTGATCCTTGGGGACCACTGCCCTGAAAAGTAGCACTGAGAACTAaaaacactctctctctctctctctatgtctctTTCAGGGGTCCACAcaggtgagggggggggggggacaaggATGCAGACTCTGCCATCTGTCCATCAACGAATCAAGCGCCTCAGTGCCGGCCACACTCGAGTCAACTCAACTACGAAGGGCACCAAACAAAAGTCTTGACCCGGTGTCCCCTAAACACCATAGGCAAAGCAAATATTTGAGGCTGTTATATCTGATTTCTCACGGCAGTGAAGGGTGTTGCTggtagagaaaaagagagaagaaaaagtggGGGAGGAAGAAGTAACCCTTTCAAAGTGCACCCTGTCTGCTATTTCTGCTGCACTGTGGGCAGGGAGCATCTCATTTGGGAGAGCTACAGGCTGACAAAAAAGGACTTCCCTGTTCCCTGCCTGCCTATCCAAATGCCTATATAAATACTGGATAGAGATATCAATTTGCCTGGATTCTAACACTGCCCAAAAAGAGCCTGTTGGCTATCTATAGAAAACGCTACAACAATCTTGGATTCTGTGGTTTTCTGAATTGCTACTTGGTCTATTATTCTTCAAAAAAGATTTAAGAGCTGTGAGCACAGGAATGGGAGCTGCCAGAGTTCTCTATAGTTAGAAACTTTTCTAAACACTCCCAGTAGGTTTGAAAATATCACAGAGCTTACAACAGCTCTCTGTGGGACACCAGAAGCTGTGAGTCAGTTTGGAGGCTACAGTTTTGATGTCTTTTCCAGTTTGGTGAATTAACATGAAGCCCCTAACGCCAGTTGGATCCCCTTCACCTCTGAGGCTTCTCAACAAGGGTCCAGACTACCTGCGCAGGCAGATTGATGGCGGCGGTCATGGCCGCTCGGTCAGCGCTGTGGAAAGACTTGAGGCAGACAAAGCCAAATATGTTAAGAGCCAGCAGGTGATCAACACCAAGCAAGAGCCTGTACTTGTACCCTCTGCTACCCCACCGCCGCCACCCCGTCGAGCAATCACCATTCCTGGCAGCCTGACTCCTCACCTTCCCCCACGCCGTTCATCCAACACTCCCTTCTCTCCAGTCTCTGGCTCCTTAACTGCaagagatgaaaatgaaaatgatgactCAAGAAAGGAGAACAGACGGACTTCTGTCGATGTTGAGGCACATAACAGGAGCAATGTGAACAATGTGCCTCCCAGCCCCCACTCACCTGGACGCAACACCTTGGTAGCGCCACATAGCGCTCCTGTACTCAGAAGGAGCACGGGCAAGCGCATGCTGAGGCCAGATTCCCTCGTCATCTACCGGCAGAAGAAAGAGTGCAAAAGTCCAAGCAGTACAGCAGTGGGAGAAAATAATAACATGGAGATAAAGGGCTACAGTTTTGTCCGCCGCCTCTTCCAGGGATCCATGAGAGAGAAGAGTAGTGGAGGTGAGAGCAGAGTCCAAAAAATGGTCATCGGTGAAGAGAAAGCACCATCGCGGGATGGCGACTCTCGCATGTCGTGGACCAACGATAAAGATGTGACAGACGGTGGACCAGGGAGCAGGAGGTCTAGCAAAACCGACCAAGAGCGCAGCCCAGAGTCTGTCCCCAGCTCTGGGTTAAGCTGCACACTCGAACCGACTAAGAATGGTTTTACATCTGGCACTGGAGATGGAGTTACCAATGGAAACCACTCAAGTAAGCATGATGATGAGAATGACCCGTGGAAACGAGCGTCACCACCAGCACCCAGAAGGCAGTTTGGAGAGTTGCAGCGCTCCAAGTCAGACTTACACCTGCGCTGCTCAGTAGCAATATCAGAGCAGGAGCATTTCTTTGACTTCTGTGGGCTGGACATGGATATGATCGAGCGTCTGGGTCGTGAGAATTTCCTCTCTGGCGCCAGCTCTATAGACACTCTCTCGTTGGCGCTCCGCAGTGTGGGTGGGGACGGTTGTGGAGGCTCGGAGCCCAGCGAGTTCTCCCGCCACTCAGGAGATGGACTGTTCGAGGAGGAACTGGCTGAACAGCTTCCCACTGGTGTGTCAATAATTGAGAGAAATGCTCGTGTCATCAAATGGCTTTATGGGTGTAAAAACGCCGCTCGTGAAGGGCCCAAAGAATCAACCGTTTGATAAAGGGACAAGGATTCCTGTGCCATGGAGAGAGCTGTGTACGTGTTGTGTTTCATAGAATTTGTTGATTTCTCTACCAAGAGGAGAGAACCATTTAGAGAAATCAACAGTGCATTGTGCAGAAATGTGCTGCTGAAGTGCACTACAAACCAAACGTGAAAGGATTAAACCAGCACAGAATTTcagataaatttaaaataaatctgcaACATAAAACGGAAAATTCGATGCACCTGAGCGTCATTAGGCAAATCTGGCTTCCAAgtatgattttaatttttacatttctaatgAGTGCCACAGAGTTGACACTGGATTTGGTTCAGTCGCTAATGTCCATGTCTGGGATTAGCATTTCATGGCACTAGCTTTAGTCCCTTCACTCCAAAGAGACTGCTTCTTCAAATTAGAGACTAAATGCTACTGCTTATATCCTGTCAGTTTGATTTGTTGTATTTATAGAGCCTATAGACATATTTTGT
This window of the Archocentrus centrarchus isolate MPI-CPG fArcCen1 chromosome 16, fArcCen1, whole genome shotgun sequence genome carries:
- the fam110d gene encoding protein FAM110C; protein product: MKPLTPVGSPSPLRLLNKGPDYLRRQIDGGGHGRSVSAVERLEADKAKYVKSQQVINTKQEPVLVPSATPPPPPRRAITIPGSLTPHLPPRRSSNTPFSPVSGSLTARDENENDDSRKENRRTSVDVEAHNRSNVNNVPPSPHSPGRNTLVAPHSAPVLRRSTGKRMLRPDSLVIYRQKKECKSPSSTAVGENNNMEIKGYSFVRRLFQGSMREKSSGGESRVQKMVIGEEKAPSRDGDSRMSWTNDKDVTDGGPGSRRSSKTDQERSPESVPSSGLSCTLEPTKNGFTSGTGDGVTNGNHSSKHDDENDPWKRASPPAPRRQFGELQRSKSDLHLRCSVAISEQEHFFDFCGLDMDMIERLGRENFLSGASSIDTLSLALRSVGGDGCGGSEPSEFSRHSGDGLFEEELAEQLPTGVSIIERNARVIKWLYGCKNAAREGPKESTV